The Collimonas sp. PA-H2 genome contains a region encoding:
- a CDS encoding SGNH/GDSL hydrolase family protein, with the protein MRQSLVLKQQLQESIKSEIAQRTQQHRAKMAILRNRDVHLRANGGAVPPKPLLLLAHGDSWFDYPLNGNALALHSTDIIAQLENMGAVHPVIMNLSHYGDSSSDEMALPKQQRLIACLQDATNWVNGKPDAILFSGGGNDIAGDKFCIFLDDPSAGGSGLDRQRFPRLLAMIEASYLDLFALRDKYAPGVPIFGHCYDFAIPNGSHPACAGPWLLPSLTFGGWTADQGSAIVQQALIAFAATLRALAAVPANNFILIETQGTLASTDWANELHPYPAGFKKLATRFVGALGQRFSGHI; encoded by the coding sequence ATGCGTCAAAGCCTGGTGTTGAAGCAGCAATTGCAGGAATCCATCAAATCTGAAATCGCCCAGCGCACGCAACAGCATCGCGCGAAAATGGCCATCCTGCGCAACCGCGACGTCCATCTCAGGGCCAATGGCGGCGCCGTGCCGCCCAAGCCGCTGCTATTGCTGGCCCATGGCGATTCGTGGTTCGACTACCCCCTCAACGGCAATGCGCTGGCATTGCACAGCACCGACATCATCGCTCAGCTGGAGAACATGGGTGCGGTCCATCCGGTGATCATGAATCTTTCACACTACGGCGATTCCAGCTCGGATGAAATGGCCTTGCCCAAACAGCAGCGCCTGATCGCCTGCCTGCAGGACGCCACCAACTGGGTCAACGGCAAGCCCGACGCCATCCTGTTTTCCGGCGGCGGCAACGATATTGCCGGCGACAAATTCTGCATTTTCCTGGATGACCCCAGCGCCGGCGGCAGCGGCCTTGACCGACAGCGTTTCCCCAGGCTGCTGGCCATGATCGAAGCCTCTTATCTCGATCTGTTTGCATTGCGCGACAAGTACGCGCCGGGCGTACCCATTTTCGGCCATTGCTATGACTTCGCCATCCCCAACGGCAGCCATCCGGCGTGCGCCGGTCCATGGCTGCTGCCATCGCTGACCTTCGGCGGCTGGACTGCCGATCAGGGCAGCGCGATTGTACAGCAGGCTCTGATCGCCTTCGCCGCCACCTTGCGCGCACTGGCGGCCGTACCCGCCAACAATTTCATCCTGATCGAGACCCAGGGCACGCTGGCCAGCACTGACTGGGCCAACGAACTGCACCCCTATCCGGCCGGCTTCAAGAAACTCGCCACGCGCTTTGTCGGCGCACTGGGGCAACGTTTTTCCGGACATATTTAA
- the xdhA gene encoding xanthine dehydrogenase small subunit, translating into MEIVLSTSASNSSADSVIRFYYRGEVHTVDQAAPTRTILQHLREDLHCTGSKEGCAEGDCGACTVVIGEQTADGVTLKSVNSCIQFLPTLDGKALYTVEDLKQNDGALHPVQQAMVECHGSQCGFCTPGFVMSLWDLYLKNDGSQAPACGSAKGACQPQQQQQQAQPLLRKDIDIALSGNLCRCTGYRPIIDAAHRMGELPAVGFDRQALQHALQPLQRDDMFVYRHGSQTFYAPRTLAQLVEVRAALPAARILAGSTDVGLWVTKQMRDLGDIIYLGQVAELNSLSVNQQQIEIGAGVTLNDAYAEICKHYPELSEMWQRFASLPIRNAGTLGGNVANGSPIGDSPPWLIALGAQVVLRGPNGQRVMPLEALYLDYMKKDMQADEFVEGVRIPLPHAGQRFRTYKLAKRFDQDISAVCAAFSVTLDGGKISDIRIAFGGMAATPKRAALTEAALLGQVWSEAVMETAVALMSDDYKPLSDMRASSEYRMKTSQNLLRRFWLETRIEAPLRADQVNPFVCA; encoded by the coding sequence ATGGAGATCGTCTTGTCTACGTCCGCATCTAATTCCTCGGCCGATAGCGTCATCCGCTTCTACTATCGTGGCGAAGTCCATACGGTAGATCAGGCTGCGCCTACCCGCACCATCCTGCAACACCTGCGCGAAGACCTGCATTGCACCGGCAGCAAGGAAGGCTGCGCCGAGGGCGACTGCGGCGCTTGCACCGTCGTCATCGGCGAGCAGACTGCCGACGGCGTCACGCTGAAATCGGTCAATTCTTGCATCCAGTTCCTGCCTACGCTGGACGGTAAAGCTTTGTATACCGTCGAAGACTTGAAACAGAACGATGGCGCCCTGCATCCGGTGCAGCAGGCGATGGTGGAATGCCACGGCTCGCAATGCGGCTTCTGCACGCCGGGCTTCGTGATGTCGCTGTGGGACCTGTACCTGAAGAACGACGGCAGCCAGGCGCCGGCCTGCGGCTCGGCCAAGGGCGCATGCCAACCGCAACAACAGCAGCAACAAGCGCAACCGCTGCTGCGCAAAGACATCGACATCGCCTTGTCCGGCAACCTGTGCCGCTGCACCGGCTACCGGCCTATCATCGACGCTGCCCACCGCATGGGCGAACTGCCGGCGGTCGGCTTCGATCGCCAGGCGCTGCAACATGCGCTGCAACCCTTGCAGCGCGACGACATGTTCGTCTATCGCCACGGTAGCCAGACATTCTACGCGCCGCGCACGCTGGCGCAATTGGTAGAGGTGCGCGCCGCGCTGCCGGCCGCGCGCATCCTGGCCGGCTCGACCGACGTCGGCCTGTGGGTCACCAAGCAGATGCGCGATCTGGGCGACATCATTTATCTCGGCCAGGTGGCCGAACTGAACAGCCTCAGCGTCAACCAGCAGCAGATCGAGATCGGCGCCGGCGTCACCCTGAACGATGCCTACGCCGAAATCTGCAAGCACTATCCGGAACTGTCCGAGATGTGGCAACGCTTCGCCTCGCTGCCGATCCGCAATGCCGGCACCCTGGGCGGCAACGTCGCCAACGGCTCGCCGATCGGCGATTCGCCGCCATGGCTGATCGCGCTTGGCGCCCAGGTCGTGCTGCGCGGACCGAACGGACAACGCGTGATGCCGCTTGAAGCGCTGTATCTGGATTACATGAAGAAAGACATGCAGGCCGATGAATTCGTCGAAGGCGTGCGGATTCCATTGCCGCATGCCGGCCAGCGTTTCCGCACCTACAAGCTGGCGAAACGCTTCGACCAGGATATTTCCGCCGTCTGCGCCGCATTTTCCGTGACACTGGATGGCGGCAAGATCAGCGATATCCGGATTGCCTTCGGCGGCATGGCGGCAACGCCGAAACGCGCGGCGCTCACTGAAGCCGCCCTGCTCGGCCAGGTCTGGAGCGAAGCGGTGATGGAAACCGCGGTGGCGCTGATGTCGGACGACTACAAGCCGTTGTCGGACATGCGCGCCTCAAGCGAATACCGCATGAAGACCTCGCAAAACCTGCTGCGCCGGTTCTGGCTGGAAACCCGTATCGAAGCCCCCTTGCGTGCCGACCAGGTCAATCCTTTCGTGTGCGCCTAA
- the metH gene encoding methionine synthase has translation MTPPATRPAVSTETRLRELLAQRILILDGAMGTMIQQYKLTEEDYRGGPSGRFIDFTGPGRELFVKGNNELLSLTQPHIISAIHEEYLAAGADLIESNTFGATTVAQDDYHMAHLAYEMNVASARLARAACDKYSTPDKPRFVAGALGPTPKTASISPDVNDPAARNVTFDQLVASYLEQTRGLVEGGADVLLVETIFDTLNCKAALFAIDTFFEESGLRLPIMISGTVTDASGRILSGQTVPAFWNSIRHAKPLTVGLNCALGAALMRPYAEELSKIADTFVCIYPNAGLPNPMSDTGFDETPDVTSSLLKDFAESGFVNIAGGCCGTTPPHIKAIADTVAKIPPRAVPETTHEMRLSGLEPFTIDDSSLFVNVGERTNVTGSKAFARLILNEQYDEALAVARQQVENGAQVIDINMDEAMLDSIAAMQRFLNLIASEPDIARVPIMIDSSKWTVIEAGLKCVQGKAVVNSISMKEGEPEFLRQAKLCRRYGAAVIVMAFDEKGQADTFERKIEICERAYKLLVSQIGFPPEDIIFDPNIFAIATGIEEHNNYAVDFINATRWIRENLPHAKISGGVSNVSFSFRGNDPAREAIHTVFLYHAIKAGMTMGIVNAGMMGVYDNLSPELRERVEDVVLNRRDDATERMIEIASTLKAGDKKEEATLEWRSGTVQQRLAHALVQGITQWIVEDTEEARQELLNNGGRPIHVIEGPLMDGMNIVGDLFGQGKMFLPQVVKSARVMKQAVAHLIPYIEEEKRLHEELTGIAAKPKGKIVIATVKGDVHDIGKNIVSVVLQCNNFEVVNMGVMVPCSEILAMAKAENADIIGLSGLITPSLEEMAHVAKEMQRDPYFRSVKMPLLIGGATTSRAHTAVKIAPNYEGPVVYVPDASRSVSVAQSLLTPEQRDQYIDEIAVDYERIREQHANKKAVPLLPLAAARENRTRLQFAPVKPKFIGRRVFKNVDLGTLARYIDWGPFFQTWDLAGPYPAILTDEVVGEAASKVFEEGQALLQKLIAGRWLTANGVIALMPANTVNDDDIEIYTDDTRSKVAFTYYGMRQQTVKPVIDGIARPNQCLSDFIAPKSSGIADYIGLFAVTSGIGIEKYEKRFEDAHDDYSSIMLKSLADRLAEAFAEYMHERVRKDLWGYVPDEELSNEALIKEKYSGIRPAPGYPACPEHTVKADMFQLLQCDEIGMQLTESFAMFPGAAVSGFYFAHPESKYFVVGKIGDDQVNDMAARRDVSKEDVERWLAPNL, from the coding sequence ATGACGCCTCCAGCAACACGCCCTGCCGTATCCACCGAAACCCGTCTGCGCGAGTTGCTGGCGCAGCGCATCCTGATCCTGGATGGCGCCATGGGCACCATGATCCAGCAATACAAGCTGACGGAAGAAGATTACCGCGGCGGCCCCAGCGGTCGCTTCATCGATTTCACCGGACCGGGCCGTGAGCTGTTCGTCAAAGGCAATAACGAGCTGCTGTCGCTGACCCAGCCGCACATCATCAGCGCCATCCACGAGGAATATCTGGCAGCCGGCGCCGATCTGATCGAGAGCAACACCTTCGGCGCCACCACCGTGGCGCAAGACGATTACCACATGGCGCACCTGGCCTACGAGATGAACGTGGCCTCGGCGCGGCTGGCGCGCGCCGCCTGCGACAAATATTCCACCCCGGACAAGCCGCGCTTCGTCGCCGGCGCGCTCGGCCCGACGCCGAAAACCGCATCGATCTCGCCCGACGTCAACGATCCGGCGGCGCGCAATGTCACTTTTGACCAGCTGGTCGCCTCGTACCTGGAACAGACCCGCGGCCTGGTGGAAGGCGGCGCCGACGTGCTGCTGGTGGAAACCATTTTCGACACCTTGAACTGCAAGGCGGCGCTGTTCGCCATCGATACCTTCTTTGAGGAATCGGGCCTGCGTCTGCCGATCATGATTTCCGGCACCGTCACCGATGCTTCCGGCCGCATCCTGTCGGGCCAGACCGTACCCGCATTCTGGAACTCGATCCGCCACGCCAAGCCGCTCACGGTCGGCCTCAACTGCGCACTGGGCGCGGCGCTGATGCGTCCCTATGCGGAAGAACTGTCGAAGATCGCCGACACTTTCGTCTGCATCTATCCGAACGCCGGCCTGCCCAATCCGATGAGCGATACCGGCTTCGATGAAACGCCGGACGTCACCTCCTCGCTGCTGAAGGATTTCGCCGAAAGCGGCTTCGTCAATATCGCCGGCGGCTGCTGCGGCACCACCCCGCCGCACATCAAGGCGATTGCCGACACCGTGGCCAAGATCCCGCCGCGCGCTGTGCCGGAGACCACTCATGAAATGCGGTTGTCGGGGCTGGAGCCGTTCACCATCGACGACAGCTCGCTGTTCGTCAACGTCGGTGAACGCACCAATGTCACCGGCTCCAAGGCATTTGCCCGGCTGATCCTCAACGAGCAGTACGACGAAGCGCTGGCGGTAGCGCGCCAGCAGGTGGAAAACGGCGCCCAGGTGATCGACATCAACATGGATGAAGCGATGCTGGATTCGATCGCCGCCATGCAGCGCTTCCTCAACCTGATCGCTTCCGAGCCGGATATTGCACGAGTGCCGATCATGATCGATTCGTCCAAGTGGACAGTGATCGAAGCCGGCCTCAAATGCGTGCAGGGCAAGGCAGTCGTCAATTCGATCTCGATGAAGGAAGGCGAGCCGGAATTCCTGCGCCAGGCCAAGCTGTGCCGGCGCTACGGCGCCGCCGTGATCGTGATGGCCTTCGATGAAAAAGGCCAGGCCGACACCTTCGAGCGCAAGATCGAGATCTGCGAGCGCGCCTACAAGCTGCTGGTGAGCCAGATCGGCTTCCCGCCGGAAGACATCATTTTCGACCCGAACATTTTCGCGATTGCGACCGGCATCGAAGAGCACAACAACTACGCCGTCGATTTCATCAACGCCACGCGCTGGATCCGCGAGAACCTGCCGCATGCCAAGATCAGCGGCGGCGTCTCCAACGTCAGCTTCAGCTTCCGCGGCAACGATCCGGCGCGCGAGGCGATCCACACCGTGTTCCTGTACCACGCCATCAAGGCCGGCATGACCATGGGCATCGTCAACGCCGGCATGATGGGCGTCTACGACAATCTGTCGCCCGAACTGCGCGAGCGGGTCGAAGACGTGGTGCTCAATCGCAGAGACGATGCGACCGAACGCATGATCGAAATCGCCTCGACCCTGAAGGCCGGCGACAAGAAAGAAGAAGCGACGCTGGAATGGCGCAGCGGCACCGTGCAGCAACGGCTAGCGCACGCGCTGGTGCAAGGCATCACGCAGTGGATCGTGGAAGACACGGAAGAAGCGCGCCAGGAATTGCTGAACAACGGCGGCCGCCCTATCCATGTGATCGAAGGACCGCTGATGGATGGCATGAACATCGTCGGCGACCTGTTCGGCCAGGGCAAGATGTTCCTGCCGCAGGTGGTCAAATCGGCGCGCGTCATGAAGCAGGCGGTAGCCCATCTGATTCCCTACATCGAAGAAGAAAAGCGGCTGCACGAAGAGCTGACCGGCATCGCCGCCAAGCCCAAGGGCAAGATCGTGATCGCCACGGTCAAGGGCGACGTCCACGACATCGGCAAGAACATCGTCTCGGTGGTCCTGCAATGCAATAACTTTGAAGTGGTCAACATGGGCGTGATGGTGCCGTGCTCGGAAATCCTGGCCATGGCGAAAGCTGAGAACGCCGACATCATCGGACTCAGCGGCCTGATCACGCCGTCGCTGGAAGAAATGGCCCACGTCGCCAAGGAAATGCAGCGCGACCCCTACTTCCGCAGCGTCAAGATGCCTTTGCTGATCGGCGGCGCCACCACCAGCCGCGCCCATACCGCGGTGAAGATTGCGCCGAATTACGAGGGGCCAGTGGTCTACGTGCCGGACGCGTCGCGCTCGGTATCGGTGGCGCAATCGCTGCTGACGCCGGAACAGCGCGACCAGTACATCGATGAAATCGCGGTCGACTACGAACGCATCCGCGAGCAGCACGCCAACAAGAAGGCGGTGCCGCTATTGCCGCTGGCAGCCGCGCGCGAGAACCGTACGCGCCTGCAGTTTGCGCCGGTCAAACCTAAGTTCATCGGCCGCCGGGTTTTCAAAAATGTCGACCTCGGCACGCTGGCGCGCTACATCGACTGGGGTCCGTTTTTCCAGACCTGGGACCTGGCCGGCCCGTATCCCGCCATCCTCACCGATGAAGTAGTCGGCGAAGCGGCCAGCAAGGTGTTTGAAGAAGGCCAGGCGCTGCTGCAGAAACTGATCGCCGGCCGCTGGCTGACCGCCAACGGCGTCATCGCCTTGATGCCTGCCAATACCGTCAACGACGACGACATCGAAATCTATACCGACGACACACGCAGCAAGGTGGCGTTTACTTATTACGGCATGCGCCAGCAAACCGTCAAGCCGGTGATCGACGGCATCGCCCGGCCGAACCAGTGCCTGTCCGACTTCATCGCGCCGAAATCCTCGGGCATCGCCGACTACATCGGCCTGTTCGCGGTCACCAGCGGCATCGGCATCGAGAAGTACGAAAAGCGCTTTGAAGATGCTCATGACGATTATTCGTCGATCATGCTGAAGTCGCTGGCCGACCGCCTGGCGGAAGCCTTTGCCGAATACATGCATGAGCGGGTGCGCAAGGACTTGTGGGGTTATGTGCCGGACGAGGAATTGTCGAACGAAGCCTTGATCAAGGAAAAATACAGCGGCATCCGTCCTGCCCCTGGCTATCCGGCCTGTCCGGAACATACGGTCAAGGCCGACATGTTCCAGCTGCTGCAATGCGATGAAATCGGCATGCAGTTAACCGAATCGTTCGCCATGTTCCCGGGTGCGGCGGTGTCCGGTTTCTACTTTGCCCATCCCGAGTCGAAGTATTTCGTCGTCGGCAAGATCGGCGACGACCAAGTCAACGACATGGCCGCCAGGCGCGACGTCAGCAAGGAAGACGTCGAGCGCTGGCTGGCGCCGAATCTGTAA
- a CDS encoding NCS2 family permease, translating to MQFLENFFKLKENGTDVRTELIAGLTTFLTMAYIIFVNPAILGDAGMPKGSVFVATCVAAAIGTLIMALYANYPIALAPGMGLNAYFAYAVVKGMGVSWEVALGAVFISGCLFIIVSLVGIRGLIVNGIPPTIRIAITAGIGMFLGFIALKSSGLVVANPATFVQIGDLHQIPVILSILGFLLIVVLDHLKVKGAILIGILTVTVLSFVVGGNTFNGVVSMPPSIEPTLFKLDIMGALSMGILNIVLVFFLVEMFDATGTMMGVANRAGLLVNGKMARLNKALLADSTAIVAGTFLGTSSTTAYVESAAGVQAGGRTGLTSLAVGVLFLAALFISPLAGAVPPYATAPALFYVAGLMLRELVHLNWEDSTESVPAVITVLMIPFTYSIANGIAFGFIAYAALKLFTGRAKQVPVMVWIIAAIFLYKFIHLGGD from the coding sequence ATGCAGTTTCTCGAGAATTTCTTCAAGCTGAAAGAAAACGGCACCGACGTCCGCACCGAACTGATCGCCGGCCTGACCACTTTCCTGACGATGGCTTACATCATCTTCGTCAATCCGGCGATCCTGGGCGACGCCGGCATGCCTAAGGGCTCTGTGTTTGTCGCCACCTGCGTGGCGGCCGCGATCGGCACCCTGATCATGGCGCTGTATGCCAACTATCCGATCGCGCTGGCGCCCGGCATGGGTCTCAATGCCTACTTTGCCTACGCGGTGGTGAAAGGCATGGGCGTATCCTGGGAAGTGGCGCTGGGGGCGGTCTTCATTTCCGGCTGCTTGTTCATCATCGTCAGCCTGGTCGGCATCCGCGGCTTGATCGTCAACGGCATTCCGCCCACCATCCGGATTGCCATCACCGCCGGTATCGGCATGTTCCTCGGCTTTATCGCACTCAAGAGTTCCGGCCTGGTGGTCGCCAATCCGGCCACCTTCGTGCAGATCGGCGATCTGCACCAGATTCCAGTGATCCTGTCCATCCTCGGTTTCCTGCTGATCGTGGTGCTGGACCATCTCAAGGTCAAGGGTGCGATCCTGATCGGCATCCTGACCGTCACCGTGCTGAGCTTCGTGGTGGGGGGCAATACCTTCAACGGCGTAGTGTCCATGCCGCCATCGATAGAGCCGACCTTGTTCAAGCTCGACATCATGGGCGCCTTGTCGATGGGCATCCTGAATATCGTGCTGGTGTTCTTCCTGGTGGAGATGTTCGACGCCACCGGCACCATGATGGGCGTGGCCAACCGCGCCGGCTTGCTGGTCAACGGCAAGATGGCGCGCCTTAACAAGGCCTTGCTGGCGGACAGCACTGCGATCGTGGCCGGCACTTTCCTCGGCACCTCCAGCACCACCGCCTATGTCGAAAGCGCCGCGGGGGTACAGGCAGGCGGCCGTACCGGCCTGACTTCGCTGGCGGTCGGCGTTTTGTTCCTGGCGGCCTTGTTCATTTCGCCGCTGGCTGGCGCCGTGCCGCCATACGCAACCGCGCCGGCCTTGTTCTACGTGGCTGGACTGATGCTGCGCGAACTGGTGCACCTGAACTGGGAAGATTCCACCGAAAGCGTGCCGGCCGTGATCACCGTGCTGATGATCCCGTTCACCTATTCCATCGCCAACGGCATCGCCTTCGGTTTCATCGCCTATGCAGCGCTGAAACTGTTTACCGGCCGCGCCAAGCAGGTGCCTGTCATGGTCTGGATCATCGCGGCGATTTTCCTGTACAAGTTCATCCATCTGGGTGGCGACTAA